Proteins encoded in a region of the Saccharothrix ecbatanensis genome:
- a CDS encoding Lrp/AsnC family transcriptional regulator, translating to MELDDLDWKLLDLLQRDGRMTFTELAKRVSLSAPATTERVRRLEQAGIVTGYVAVVDTQRLGLPIEAIVRVRVRSLDTPRFRERVVTLAQVRDADHVTGDDCWLLRVVCRSMVELEEFVEQAQRYGDTTTSLVFSSHARNRPVTREIFGGIVSR from the coding sequence GTGGAACTGGACGATCTGGATTGGAAGTTGTTGGACCTGCTCCAGCGGGACGGGCGGATGACGTTCACCGAGCTGGCCAAGCGCGTCTCCCTGTCCGCGCCCGCGACGACCGAACGGGTGCGGCGGCTGGAACAGGCCGGGATCGTCACCGGGTACGTCGCGGTGGTCGACACCCAGCGGCTCGGACTGCCGATCGAGGCCATCGTCCGGGTTCGGGTGCGCAGCCTCGACACGCCCCGGTTCCGGGAACGGGTGGTGACGCTGGCGCAGGTGCGCGACGCGGACCACGTGACCGGTGACGACTGCTGGCTGCTGCGCGTCGTGTGCCGGTCGATGGTGGAGCTGGAGGAGTTCGTGGAGCAGGCCCAGCGGTACGGCGACACGACCACGTCCCTGGTGTTCTCCTCCCACGCCCGCAACCGGCCGGTGACGCGGGAGATCTTCGGGGGTATCGTTTCTCGATAA